Proteins from one Megalopta genalis isolate 19385.01 chromosome 1, iyMegGena1_principal, whole genome shotgun sequence genomic window:
- the LOC117218134 gene encoding 4-aminobutyrate aminotransferase, mitochondrial isoform X3, whose translation MMSTELHNMPKAPLPGEPAKPYTLTEIPGPRSEALLNEFSKIQQVGSIQYFADYQRSVGNYLADIDGNIFLDMFMQISTLPLGYNHRSILGALSCVGNQRIMANRPALGLFPGLEWPCKLQDTLLQPCVAPKGLPCVFTTTCGACANEHAIQAAFIKYAEKLRRGGSFTNDEKKSAPFNEPPGCPELSILSFEGGYHGRTFAALALTHYKYIMKVDIPSLPWPIAPFPQYSYPLDECEEENKKEDAKCLEQVEQLIEKYEKSAPVAGIIVEAIQCEGGDRHASPDFFHCLQSIAKKRGIPLIVDEIQTGGGATGRMWAHEYFELNTPPDIVTFSNKMQASGFYHSSEYIPLRPYRIFNTWMGDPSKILILEAVLQTIEAENLLNHVCQVGNYILCQLNTLQQEFPQIISAVRGRGFIIAFDLNCKNMKQKLLHQIRCKGIQVGDCGTKSIRLRPCLIFGEYHADIFLENLRSCLQELSES comes from the exons A TGATGTCTACAGAACTTCATAACATGCCAAAAGCACCTCTCCCTGGAGAACCCGCAAAACCATATACGCTTACCGAAATTCCTGGGCCAAGGTCAGAAGCTCTCCTCAATGAATTTTCTAAAATTCAG CAAGTGGGCTCCATCCAATACTTCGCAGATTATCAGAGATCAGTTGGCAATTACCTAGCAGATATCGAtggaaatatttttttagaTATGTTCATGCAAATTTCTACCCTCCCTCTTGGATACAATCACCGGTCAATTTTGGGTGCCTTATCGTGTGTTGGAAATCAA cGAATAATGGCAAATAGACCAGCATTGGGACTTTTTCCAGGTCTAGAGTGGCCGTGTAAACTTCAAGATACTTTGCTTCAACCTTGT GTAGCTCCAAAGGGATTGCCATGTGTTTTTACAACCACGTGCGGTGCTTGTGCAAACGAGCATGCTATACAAGCTGCATTTATAAAATACGCCGAGAAACTCCGTCGAGGAGGAAGTTTCACAAACGACGAAAAGAAAAGTGCCCCCTTTAATGAACCACCCGGTTGTCCTGAATTGTCCATTCTATCTTTTGAAG GAGGATATCATGGTAGAACTTTTGCTGCACTGGCGTTGACACACTATAAGTATATAATGAAAGTCGACATACCGTCTCTTCCATGGCCAATAGCACCTTTTCCGCAGTATTCGTATCCGTTAGACGAATGTGAAGAGGAAAATAAAAAAGAGGATGCAAAATGCTTAGAacaa GTAGAGCAGCTGATAGAGAAATATGAGAAATCAGCACCGGTAGCTGGTATTATAGTGGAAGCGATACAATGTGAGGGAGGTGATAGACATGCTTCCCCTGATTTCTTCCATTGTTTGCAGAGCATTGCAAAGAAG AGGGGTATTCCCTTAATAGTAGATGAAATACAGACAGGAGGGGGTGCAACAGGCCGAATGTGGGCTCACGAGTATTTTGAATTAAACACACCCCCCGACATTGTCACCTTTAGTAACAAAATGCAAGCAAGTGGCTTCTATCATTCTTCTGAATACAT ACCTCTGCGTCCGTATAGGATTTTTAATACTTGGATGGGTGATCCaagcaaaatattaatattagaagCGGTACTACAAACTATTGAGGCAGAAAATTtattaaatcatgtttgtcaggTCGGTAATTATATTCTATGTCAATTGAATACATTACAACAAGAATTTCCACAAATTATAAGCGCTGTTAGAGGTAGAGGTTTTATAATTGCGTTTGACCTGAATTGtaaaaatatgaaacaaaagTTGCTGCATCAAATACGTTGCAAAG GTATTCAAGTTGGAGACTGTGGgaccaaatcaattcgattaaGACCGTGTTTGATTTTTGGAGAATATCATGCTGACATCTTTTTAGAAAATCTGCGTTCCTGTCTACAAGAACTTTCGGAAAGCTGA
- the LOC117218134 gene encoding 4-aminobutyrate aminotransferase, mitochondrial isoform X1 — protein MLFKAVSYTFRKRPQSRLMSTELHNMPKAPLPGEPAKPYTLTEIPGPRSEALLNEFSKIQQVGSIQYFADYQRSVGNYLADIDGNIFLDMFMQISTLPLGYNHRSILGALSCVGNQRIMANRPALGLFPGLEWPCKLQDTLLQPCVAPKGLPCVFTTTCGACANEHAIQAAFIKYAEKLRRGGSFTNDEKKSAPFNEPPGCPELSILSFEGGYHGRTFAALALTHYKYIMKVDIPSLPWPIAPFPQYSYPLDECEEENKKEDAKCLEQVEQLIEKYEKSAPVAGIIVEAIQCEGGDRHASPDFFHCLQSIAKKRGIPLIVDEIQTGGGATGRMWAHEYFELNTPPDIVTFSNKMQASGFYHSSEYIPLRPYRIFNTWMGDPSKILILEAVLQTIEAENLLNHVCQVGNYILCQLNTLQQEFPQIISAVRGRGFIIAFDLNCKNMKQKLLHQIRCKGIQVGDCGTKSIRLRPCLIFGEYHADIFLENLRSCLQELSES, from the exons ATGTTGTTCAAGGCTGTATCGTACACCTTTCGAAAACGTCCGCAATCCCGTC TGATGTCTACAGAACTTCATAACATGCCAAAAGCACCTCTCCCTGGAGAACCCGCAAAACCATATACGCTTACCGAAATTCCTGGGCCAAGGTCAGAAGCTCTCCTCAATGAATTTTCTAAAATTCAG CAAGTGGGCTCCATCCAATACTTCGCAGATTATCAGAGATCAGTTGGCAATTACCTAGCAGATATCGAtggaaatatttttttagaTATGTTCATGCAAATTTCTACCCTCCCTCTTGGATACAATCACCGGTCAATTTTGGGTGCCTTATCGTGTGTTGGAAATCAA cGAATAATGGCAAATAGACCAGCATTGGGACTTTTTCCAGGTCTAGAGTGGCCGTGTAAACTTCAAGATACTTTGCTTCAACCTTGT GTAGCTCCAAAGGGATTGCCATGTGTTTTTACAACCACGTGCGGTGCTTGTGCAAACGAGCATGCTATACAAGCTGCATTTATAAAATACGCCGAGAAACTCCGTCGAGGAGGAAGTTTCACAAACGACGAAAAGAAAAGTGCCCCCTTTAATGAACCACCCGGTTGTCCTGAATTGTCCATTCTATCTTTTGAAG GAGGATATCATGGTAGAACTTTTGCTGCACTGGCGTTGACACACTATAAGTATATAATGAAAGTCGACATACCGTCTCTTCCATGGCCAATAGCACCTTTTCCGCAGTATTCGTATCCGTTAGACGAATGTGAAGAGGAAAATAAAAAAGAGGATGCAAAATGCTTAGAacaa GTAGAGCAGCTGATAGAGAAATATGAGAAATCAGCACCGGTAGCTGGTATTATAGTGGAAGCGATACAATGTGAGGGAGGTGATAGACATGCTTCCCCTGATTTCTTCCATTGTTTGCAGAGCATTGCAAAGAAG AGGGGTATTCCCTTAATAGTAGATGAAATACAGACAGGAGGGGGTGCAACAGGCCGAATGTGGGCTCACGAGTATTTTGAATTAAACACACCCCCCGACATTGTCACCTTTAGTAACAAAATGCAAGCAAGTGGCTTCTATCATTCTTCTGAATACAT ACCTCTGCGTCCGTATAGGATTTTTAATACTTGGATGGGTGATCCaagcaaaatattaatattagaagCGGTACTACAAACTATTGAGGCAGAAAATTtattaaatcatgtttgtcaggTCGGTAATTATATTCTATGTCAATTGAATACATTACAACAAGAATTTCCACAAATTATAAGCGCTGTTAGAGGTAGAGGTTTTATAATTGCGTTTGACCTGAATTGtaaaaatatgaaacaaaagTTGCTGCATCAAATACGTTGCAAAG GTATTCAAGTTGGAGACTGTGGgaccaaatcaattcgattaaGACCGTGTTTGATTTTTGGAGAATATCATGCTGACATCTTTTTAGAAAATCTGCGTTCCTGTCTACAAGAACTTTCGGAAAGCTGA
- the LOC117218134 gene encoding 4-aminobutyrate aminotransferase, mitochondrial isoform X4: MPKAPLPGEPAKPYTLTEIPGPRSEALLNEFSKIQQVGSIQYFADYQRSVGNYLADIDGNIFLDMFMQISTLPLGYNHRSILGALSCVGNQRIMANRPALGLFPGLEWPCKLQDTLLQPCVAPKGLPCVFTTTCGACANEHAIQAAFIKYAEKLRRGGSFTNDEKKSAPFNEPPGCPELSILSFEGGYHGRTFAALALTHYKYIMKVDIPSLPWPIAPFPQYSYPLDECEEENKKEDAKCLEQVEQLIEKYEKSAPVAGIIVEAIQCEGGDRHASPDFFHCLQSIAKKRGIPLIVDEIQTGGGATGRMWAHEYFELNTPPDIVTFSNKMQASGFYHSSEYIPLRPYRIFNTWMGDPSKILILEAVLQTIEAENLLNHVCQVGNYILCQLNTLQQEFPQIISAVRGRGFIIAFDLNCKNMKQKLLHQIRCKGIQVGDCGTKSIRLRPCLIFGEYHADIFLENLRSCLQELSES; this comes from the exons ATGCCAAAAGCACCTCTCCCTGGAGAACCCGCAAAACCATATACGCTTACCGAAATTCCTGGGCCAAGGTCAGAAGCTCTCCTCAATGAATTTTCTAAAATTCAG CAAGTGGGCTCCATCCAATACTTCGCAGATTATCAGAGATCAGTTGGCAATTACCTAGCAGATATCGAtggaaatatttttttagaTATGTTCATGCAAATTTCTACCCTCCCTCTTGGATACAATCACCGGTCAATTTTGGGTGCCTTATCGTGTGTTGGAAATCAA cGAATAATGGCAAATAGACCAGCATTGGGACTTTTTCCAGGTCTAGAGTGGCCGTGTAAACTTCAAGATACTTTGCTTCAACCTTGT GTAGCTCCAAAGGGATTGCCATGTGTTTTTACAACCACGTGCGGTGCTTGTGCAAACGAGCATGCTATACAAGCTGCATTTATAAAATACGCCGAGAAACTCCGTCGAGGAGGAAGTTTCACAAACGACGAAAAGAAAAGTGCCCCCTTTAATGAACCACCCGGTTGTCCTGAATTGTCCATTCTATCTTTTGAAG GAGGATATCATGGTAGAACTTTTGCTGCACTGGCGTTGACACACTATAAGTATATAATGAAAGTCGACATACCGTCTCTTCCATGGCCAATAGCACCTTTTCCGCAGTATTCGTATCCGTTAGACGAATGTGAAGAGGAAAATAAAAAAGAGGATGCAAAATGCTTAGAacaa GTAGAGCAGCTGATAGAGAAATATGAGAAATCAGCACCGGTAGCTGGTATTATAGTGGAAGCGATACAATGTGAGGGAGGTGATAGACATGCTTCCCCTGATTTCTTCCATTGTTTGCAGAGCATTGCAAAGAAG AGGGGTATTCCCTTAATAGTAGATGAAATACAGACAGGAGGGGGTGCAACAGGCCGAATGTGGGCTCACGAGTATTTTGAATTAAACACACCCCCCGACATTGTCACCTTTAGTAACAAAATGCAAGCAAGTGGCTTCTATCATTCTTCTGAATACAT ACCTCTGCGTCCGTATAGGATTTTTAATACTTGGATGGGTGATCCaagcaaaatattaatattagaagCGGTACTACAAACTATTGAGGCAGAAAATTtattaaatcatgtttgtcaggTCGGTAATTATATTCTATGTCAATTGAATACATTACAACAAGAATTTCCACAAATTATAAGCGCTGTTAGAGGTAGAGGTTTTATAATTGCGTTTGACCTGAATTGtaaaaatatgaaacaaaagTTGCTGCATCAAATACGTTGCAAAG GTATTCAAGTTGGAGACTGTGGgaccaaatcaattcgattaaGACCGTGTTTGATTTTTGGAGAATATCATGCTGACATCTTTTTAGAAAATCTGCGTTCCTGTCTACAAGAACTTTCGGAAAGCTGA
- the LOC117218134 gene encoding 4-aminobutyrate aminotransferase, mitochondrial isoform X2 yields MLFKAVSYTFRKRPQSRQLHNMPKAPLPGEPAKPYTLTEIPGPRSEALLNEFSKIQQVGSIQYFADYQRSVGNYLADIDGNIFLDMFMQISTLPLGYNHRSILGALSCVGNQRIMANRPALGLFPGLEWPCKLQDTLLQPCVAPKGLPCVFTTTCGACANEHAIQAAFIKYAEKLRRGGSFTNDEKKSAPFNEPPGCPELSILSFEGGYHGRTFAALALTHYKYIMKVDIPSLPWPIAPFPQYSYPLDECEEENKKEDAKCLEQVEQLIEKYEKSAPVAGIIVEAIQCEGGDRHASPDFFHCLQSIAKKRGIPLIVDEIQTGGGATGRMWAHEYFELNTPPDIVTFSNKMQASGFYHSSEYIPLRPYRIFNTWMGDPSKILILEAVLQTIEAENLLNHVCQVGNYILCQLNTLQQEFPQIISAVRGRGFIIAFDLNCKNMKQKLLHQIRCKGIQVGDCGTKSIRLRPCLIFGEYHADIFLENLRSCLQELSES; encoded by the exons ATGTTGTTCAAGGCTGTATCGTACACCTTTCGAAAACGTCCGCAATCCCGTC AACTTCATAACATGCCAAAAGCACCTCTCCCTGGAGAACCCGCAAAACCATATACGCTTACCGAAATTCCTGGGCCAAGGTCAGAAGCTCTCCTCAATGAATTTTCTAAAATTCAG CAAGTGGGCTCCATCCAATACTTCGCAGATTATCAGAGATCAGTTGGCAATTACCTAGCAGATATCGAtggaaatatttttttagaTATGTTCATGCAAATTTCTACCCTCCCTCTTGGATACAATCACCGGTCAATTTTGGGTGCCTTATCGTGTGTTGGAAATCAA cGAATAATGGCAAATAGACCAGCATTGGGACTTTTTCCAGGTCTAGAGTGGCCGTGTAAACTTCAAGATACTTTGCTTCAACCTTGT GTAGCTCCAAAGGGATTGCCATGTGTTTTTACAACCACGTGCGGTGCTTGTGCAAACGAGCATGCTATACAAGCTGCATTTATAAAATACGCCGAGAAACTCCGTCGAGGAGGAAGTTTCACAAACGACGAAAAGAAAAGTGCCCCCTTTAATGAACCACCCGGTTGTCCTGAATTGTCCATTCTATCTTTTGAAG GAGGATATCATGGTAGAACTTTTGCTGCACTGGCGTTGACACACTATAAGTATATAATGAAAGTCGACATACCGTCTCTTCCATGGCCAATAGCACCTTTTCCGCAGTATTCGTATCCGTTAGACGAATGTGAAGAGGAAAATAAAAAAGAGGATGCAAAATGCTTAGAacaa GTAGAGCAGCTGATAGAGAAATATGAGAAATCAGCACCGGTAGCTGGTATTATAGTGGAAGCGATACAATGTGAGGGAGGTGATAGACATGCTTCCCCTGATTTCTTCCATTGTTTGCAGAGCATTGCAAAGAAG AGGGGTATTCCCTTAATAGTAGATGAAATACAGACAGGAGGGGGTGCAACAGGCCGAATGTGGGCTCACGAGTATTTTGAATTAAACACACCCCCCGACATTGTCACCTTTAGTAACAAAATGCAAGCAAGTGGCTTCTATCATTCTTCTGAATACAT ACCTCTGCGTCCGTATAGGATTTTTAATACTTGGATGGGTGATCCaagcaaaatattaatattagaagCGGTACTACAAACTATTGAGGCAGAAAATTtattaaatcatgtttgtcaggTCGGTAATTATATTCTATGTCAATTGAATACATTACAACAAGAATTTCCACAAATTATAAGCGCTGTTAGAGGTAGAGGTTTTATAATTGCGTTTGACCTGAATTGtaaaaatatgaaacaaaagTTGCTGCATCAAATACGTTGCAAAG GTATTCAAGTTGGAGACTGTGGgaccaaatcaattcgattaaGACCGTGTTTGATTTTTGGAGAATATCATGCTGACATCTTTTTAGAAAATCTGCGTTCCTGTCTACAAGAACTTTCGGAAAGCTGA
- the thoc6 gene encoding THO complex subunit 6, with amino-acid sequence MMSETFNHKLFYNTVLSQAFSPDGNFLVAGNIYGDVSVFELSKALGPHKVEENELQGPTYQFAAHPNQQVMSMVSTENFLVTGSSGEVCGWNWKMVTSNKAPKIKVSWTIQLPVNKDSYEKPDVNYLVYSKPNNVLYAGCGDNHIYVISLEDGRIIRNLQGHTDYVHCLSLMGSQLASSGEDGTVRLWDLRKKENTNILTPHLVEKVARPWLGKWIGAIDFTDDWLLCGGGPSLSLWHMRTMEAATVFDLPDEGIHVANIYEERVIAAGTAPHVYHLTYQGETLAKVPTSSYTVYSIVYQETPQKMLSIGGSSNNLDVCTNFNYRELMLKFE; translated from the exons ATGATGTCCGAAACGTTTaatcataaattattttataacacgGTGTTGTCGCAAGCTTTTTCTCCAGATGGAAATTTTTTGGTGGCTGGAAATATTTATGGAGACGTGTCAGTTTTCGA ATTATCGAAAGCGCTGGGGCCCCATAAAGTAGAGGAAAATGAGCTGCAGGGGCCCACATACCAATTTGCTGCTCATCCTAATCAACAGGTAATGAGCATGGTATCTACGGAAAATTTCCTTGTAACTGGAAGCTCTGGAGAAGTGTGCGGATGGAATTGGAAGATGGTTACGTCTAATAAAGCGCCGAAGATTAAAGTCTCATGGACGATTCAACTTCCCGTTAATAA GGATAGTTACGAGAAACCAGACGTAAACTACCTAGTATACTCTAAACCGAACAATGTGTTATACGCCGGTTGTGGGGACAACCATATTTATGTAATTAGTCTGGAAGATGGTAGAATTATAAGGAATTTACAGGGACACACCGATTACGTTCATTGTCTCTCATTGAT GGGTAGTCAATTAGCGTCAAGTGGAGAAGATGGAACAGTGAGGCTGTGGGATCTACGTAAAAAAGAGAACACTAATATTCTAACTCCACATTTGGTAGAAAAAGTTGCGCGACCGTGGTTGGGCAAATGGATCGGAGCGATAGACTTCACCGACGACTGGCTC ttATGCGGAGGCGGACCGAGTCTATCGTTATGGCATATGCGTACGATGGAAGCAGCTACCGTATTCGACTTACCGGACGAAGGTATTCACGTGGCAAATATATACGAGGAACGCGTGATAGCTGCTGGAACAGCACCCCATGTCTACCATCTAACGTATCAAGGAGAAACGTTAGCCAAAGTGCCGACCTCCAGCTATACGGTGTACAGCATAGTTTACCAAGAAACACCGCAGAAGATGCTCAGCATAGGCGGCTCCTCGAACAACCTCGACGTGTGCACGAACTTTAATTATCGCGAACTGATGCTGAAGTTCGAGTAA